Part of the Benincasa hispida cultivar B227 chromosome 11, ASM972705v1, whole genome shotgun sequence genome, ATGCCtgaaaaattacaaatacatTAAACTAAGAGGATCGTttataagtaataataatatttgatcttaTGGTAGTAAACCTTACTATTAATATCATTCATTATGCTCCAAATCTAATTCCTTATTTCAAAATAACAGAGGATGATGAGCTCTCTATAAAACAAAtcatgcaaaattaaatatattaattatttgagcatgATACATGTTAGATATGTAcaataaaaattcatttaattactTAACTCAACATTTTCACAAGTCTCTAACTCTTCAGGTTGTGGATGGAGATCTAGTAACTTGCCACGAATCCAATTTTGTGTACATATCAAGGTCTCCACTGTTTTTGGAGTCAAAGAACTTCGAAAGGAATCAAGAATTCTCCCTCCTGTACTAAACGCAGATTCAGAATCGACGATAGATAAAATGGGATATTTGTAGTCATTCATTTTCCACCCGTACAATATctcaaaatcatatttatttctatAACCTTGTCAGAcaaataaaaagtcaaataatTCTCCACTTCCAAtgaactttcttcttctttcaatctCTTAAAAGTTATCCACGAATCATCTATTTCTTCGTCCACCCTATGATCATCTTCATTTATAATGACAGTCTTTGATTGTTGAGAATCATTGGTACTATGACTACCTCGAGACGAAGTGTTATGTGATTTGTAAAAGTCATATAGACGATACAAATATAATTTCACACTCTCAACCATATTCTTAACCACATCACTGTCATAAACATTGGAAAGACAATAATTCAAGTACTTTAACTTGTACCGAAGATCAATCACTATAGCCACAAACGTCAATCTATTCATTTTTTCAAGCGAaccccaatacttatcaaactttgtCTTCATATTCATAGCCATCATAATTAAAACAGAGTTGGTATTGTTGCTCCATTTGTTTAAAGCAAactgaattttattaatttccttataaccaaCATTAGAAGTCACACATGAAGATCCACTTATCGTTGTGGTGGTTTcataaaacctttttaaaaacttaataaacACACCTATAGTCAACCAATCAGATGTACTTGGTGGCCCCAATCTTTTATTTCCACGATCATCTTCCTTGAAGTAATCAACAAAATCTGAGTTCTCTTTCTTCTGCTCTAAAGTTGTAAAAGCTTTCTCCAATTTAATTGCGTGTTCAAGCATTAAATAAGTAGAATTTCACCTAGTTGCCACATCTAAACAAACAAGAGATTTACActgaattttttcttgtttcacataaacttaaaatttttccATTCTTTTAGGTGATGATCGAACATATCTCACAACATTACAAACACTGGAAATAGAATCATGCATATCTTTCAGTCCATCATTCACAATAAGATTAATAATGTGGGCACAATACCTCATGTGTAATAGTTCTCCATCTAAAACAACCGATTTCCAACTTTTAAGTATTCTctttgttggagttgatgccctaaagtcatgtgtcccgtagtttgtaaacagtatgtacgaacacttgtgttgttaatatatgatatttacttcacatcttgtattttgctcggttaattgttttatttgctttaccacaaaccaataaacataaaatccctagatatctgtatgtgactcaagcatgtatgtggttacgtataagtggatcatgtcttgagtgataacgaaaatggtctgtaataaatggataaaggagggaaaccttatcgttgtaacgctatggatgcgacccgctttatggaatggtcacaagtgttgtgacttgtcactaatggtctgatcctgatcattcgtgttgaggacatgcgagcgggggcgtcctatacaaagagtttgtataagacctgaccacgaagtgttaatgtctcgttatataacaccgttcatgacagaaacttcacttcactaggatgaccataggtaacatgacctcaatcctgagtgagttgggaactcctgctattgagggtggtcctttgatttttataggtgtgagtggccaggtcgctgattcaaacctaccattttggggattcgtctaatttgggagctgagaattTAGCTacgcaagatgaaattcatttcttctccgaagcaggggtaagtagatagatggctcccttaagggttgattccggggcttgaacgatatggcgccacacaccttctcttggactgagaggtgttcacacatagttgaactatgttgtattgttcattagaggaatcagtggtacttaaggagtgagatgtaactacaaggacaaaacggtaaattggcttaactgtacttacgagcatctatgaagggtcatcgtactcatgattggttatatctgatggacacagaaatatatctgtggtaagaaaagttcggttgttggtctttagtggaatcactgacagttaatggatggtggatctcgtggctaaagagttcagTCAACTATTCAAGCTTCgaaccataggtccattaggtcccctgggtagcttggataaagtcgagaaccagtgtttgggttaatttgaaatgttcaaattgacaagagaaagttcaattatatatgatataattggactggttaattatatatgatataattggctaaatgtatgagatacattaatttggaggaaattagatataaatatgatttatataagtagatgagaaaatactatagtagatatgtgatatcaaactataggatataaatataatatgattatatttatcaattaattgattgattaattatatgataattaatcaatttttccaaattcggacgtgggtagtggacagcgttggttatggtaactggtgggttaaaaatgaaaagagttttcattttttgtataGTGCATTCATTATTTTCGACCGCCCAATAGAAGCTcttccgtctaaacgatcgtttacctcatgatttctctaaacgatcgtatacttttatctaaacgatcattcagcttttcatacacgatcgtgtagcttttctatacgataagcacttccgctatacgatagcacaatattatcttccacttgcttatcgtctacacgactcgttgtcctctgtcctctaccaaactcaccaaagcccactctttaggttttcactccgaggatACCCAGggttcattagtggtggtgtcgtccccgctgcagTGTTCGTGTTCGTATTGATCGTGCTATTGCAGTTGACATTCCCGTCGAGTattggtagatctgttggagggatccgctgcttagggttcagaagttcgaagagagtcttcaactgatatGGAACCCTTTCCCTATTATTCATTTTGTTCTgagcatgtcgataattagattaatgtgcataactgtatatgtgaatgtatatcatttgtatgtcggtcactgtgaaattggaacgatctgaacacgctcatAGAACTCTCGATTTGAGATCCTTCACTCTTAACATAAGAAATAACCACATCATTAGAACTTGCATTATCAACGGtgatggaatttttttttttcaatcctCCATTCCAACAAACAACTCTCAATCATCTTCCTAATAGTCTCCCTTTATGATTAGTAATttgacaaaaactcaaaatcttcTTATGCAAAACCCattcagaatcaataaaatGTGCAGTGATGACCATGTAGTTCACATTTTGTAACGAAGTCCATATGTCAGTAGTAAGACAAACTCTTTGAGAGTTTTTAACTAGAAatgatttcaacttttttttttttctcctcaaaATAAAGTTGATATACATCTCTAGCGATTGTGACTCTCGATGGAACATCAAACTTAGGACACGAAACACTACAAAAGTGTCTAAAACCCTTTGTCTCAACAAATTTGAATGACAACTCATTCATAATTATCATCTTagtgcatgatagtctacacgctTGTTGGCTAAACAATGTCATCACAAAATTACTAGCATTGACTCATTTCCATCATTTGAAGGtatagtttgttctttttcttcttctttatatgGGTACTTTTTACATTGATTTCTTAAGTGCTTCCATAAAGTACTAGTTCCACAAATATTACTATCACATGCGTGATCTTTACCACAATAGTTATACTTGCATCTTGCTCCATCATTAGCACTCGCTTCCATTTTTGTGAAATGATCCCATGAAGTTGGTTTATTAGGTCTCTTTCGATTGGACTTGGGAGGTAGGGGTGGTATATTTTTAGGAGTTTGGTTAACATTGGGAGGGAGAGGAGGAGGATACATTTCATTATTACCGATTCCACTTGCATTACcactataaaataaatgaaactagtAACAACTAATTATACTTACCTATAcaagtaaaacaaaaaaaaaaaaaaaaaacaatcactAGTTTCTCAACTCTTAACAACTCATGTATAAAGATCAATCATCAATCATGACGACTTTGAAGAATCTAACTATTAACGAGACACTGTGAGgttgaacaaaaattaatttattaatcaatCTACGTTTGAATGGAATAACGATTTGTTCGGTTAAATAGACAAGCAAAAGTATCTAAAATTCCCAATCCTACCTAAAAAGCAAAAGACAATGCGATTTGTtcgattaatttattaatcaatCCACGTTTGAATGGAATCACAAATCCCAAAtaaaaatcccaaaattaaataaagaagcaAAAGTACCCAGAATAAAAAAATGTACCGAAAGCGTGAGTTAGTGAAAGCGAGGGAACTGAGGGGAGACCGGACCGGAAGCGTGAGGCATGGGCCGGAGCGACGAGGGGACTAAGGCGCTCAGACCGGATCGAGCGATTTGAGACTGAGTGAGGCTGAGAGTAGTGAGAGGAGGGTTTTCGTTTTCGGAGTTCAGACTGAGACGAGGGCTAGCGACTGAGACTGAGAGGAGGATTCGAACTTTGGAGTTCGGACTGTTCGGTGAGGGCGAGCGAAGCGACTGAGTGAGACTGAGAGGAGGGTTTTCGTTTGCGTTTCGCGACGTGAGGGCGACTGGGTGAGGCCGAGGGAGGGCAACTGACTAGCAAGGCAAGggttttctatttcttttctcttttctgctttgtttttttttttaatatatatatgtgtatgtatatGTAATATGCGAAGGAGCGTCTGCGTGAACCGGTTTTCTACTTTGTTGTATATGtaatatgtaatatatatatatgtgtatgtatgtatatatatattaatatatatatgtaacgAGTCAGGTTGGGTCAACCTGACCCTAAATGTGAGCAACCCGAGACCCCGGaccttaaaaattaaaaatttttaaatttttttaacccaacccaccCTTAGTCTGAGTTGGTCGGGTTATCAagttttttgaacacctctaTTCATAGCTAAGTTTTGTATACTATATCATATTCTTCCAAAATGGGTAAAATACTAATTTTtccaaggtttttttttttgggttaaattgTATGAGCCACCCATTAAGTACGGTATTAGTTACAGTTAAACCCTAAAAcgtttaattgtaaaaattaagctctcaaacttatacaagtaGTAGAATTAGAcctcaaatttataataattgtagaaattggacttataaatgataaaaattgaacacTTAATAAGTTTATCATTTGGAAGTCTAATTTCTAGAGTAAGTTTGTAGGTCAAATTTTAACATTCTATAGGAGTTGTTTTACAATTAAATTCGAGCTATTTCAAGATAGTATccttgttgttttcttttgaaTAATGAGTTCAAAATTACATTCTTTATCTTGGATTAGTtttacacaatttttttttcgcGAGATATTGCTACATATAAAAATGtgcattaaaaaatttaaaaagaataaacaCTTGACTATTAGTTCTTTTTCCCCCATTGATAATCCTTAATGAGAATTGCTTAAACTCACTTAAAATAGGTATAAGAGCAAGTtcataaaaattgaattgtgATCACTTTGAAGTATATACAGAACTGACATTTCTTTTGTTGGGGGGTGGGTGGGGGTGTGGGGGGGTGGGGGTGTGGTAGGGACGGGGACCTGCAAAATCTTATActctaaaatacaaaatttgtgTTTATTCCTCCTAATGCCTTCCTTCCACCAATAAAAAGTCCAATTAAATACAAATGGTTTTCACAAGGGTTGTTTGCTTTCTGAGAAGATGATTTGATTACAGGGGATAATGTGTTTAAAACTATTCTCTCCCTGTCTGtctggaagaagaagaagaatgaagaagaatgaagaagaattATTCTACATTTTGAGATTTTAAGACAAATCATTTTGAGGATCTTCGTCGTCATCCGATGAAGTCAAATACGAGTGTTTTGCATTGGCAGGACCAAATACCAACTCCAAACAGAAGGAAGGACCACAAAGTGACCTTCCCTTTTTCCCAACTTTGTCCAAATCCTGCAACCTTAGCTGCAACAAGCACCATCAATTAAAGGGTGAGAATAAAAAGTCTCTCACTTTCCCTAGTTCTTCAATATTGGGAAAAGTTTGCTTAGGCTATCCATCACAGTGTTTTGGTTAAATTACCATTTAGTCCTATAGTTAGTGTTTGTTTTTCCCCTTTTTCAAGGGAATGACACACAAACAACCAACAGAATTACATCAAGAGACAATAACAAAACAAACCACTTCGGATAAGGAGAGGGAGAAGGAAAATTGTAGAACTACAGGGATTAAATTGGAACCAAGCATGAACCATAAGAACTAAATTGGTAACTTAAtctagttctttttctctaagtCAGCCTTAAATGTGAGAATGCTATCACAGCATTCAGCTGCAAGTTGAAGCCTTCTCAAACAAAGAATAACCATGTTGTACGAGATGATGGTTTTCAAGCGCAGAGCAAGGATTTAAAACCAGTAGAAAATCAGTGTCAGGGTACCTGTAGCAAGCTGTTTTTAATGAAAGCTGTGTTGAAGCAAGCATAGAAGAGACGCCCTCCAAACATCTTTGCGTAGAATATGATGCGCACATCTCCAGTTAGCTGTTCAGTCAAATTACATAGCTTTTCAAAAGCAAGGAcaaacaaaattcaaagtatacaaataactTCTAGAGTGAGTTTCAGATAACTTATCAAAGTAGTACTTCTGGATGAGCATGTTTTTCATTGAGAGATTAAGGGGTTTCTCTAAAAAGACTTTAAAGTGCTTTTTAATTAAGTCAACAAAACTAACGctataaaattttggaaaagtaaTTTTAGTAagctaaaatcaattttcactCTTCTAAAAGTCTTACCAAACTCGCCCTCAGTAGATCAATCAATGTGTTCCCGAGGCAAGACCTAGTgattttactctattttacTTTTTGACAGAGGCCTGCTGAATTGTTTCCAAAACAAATTTAGTAAACCAGGTGTAGGACATCAGTTTTTCTCAAATTATGTGTACATTATGGGCAAGAAATGACGAATATTCAACTGATTGTTAAGCGTAATGATAGAAAAAAGCTGCCTTTTTGTTACTTACTGGTAAAGGCTTCTCAAAATTGTAGTCAAGGCAGGATTTATGGTATAGTGCGGAACTCTCAGTATCCATTTGAACAATGAGATGGGGCTCTACTGTGGACTTGCTCCCTTCATTTTCGCCTTCAacaaaagatagaaaataaCGAGGACTGTTACTTCTCTCATATCCTCTCTTAAATCGTCTGCAACAACTCCTGGTAAGTTCCATAGATGGACGGTATAGCTGAGAAGGAACCTACAAACATTAATGAATAAAGTCTTAATGTACATAAAAAAGAGGATAATATAATCACTTGTTCCCTTCATTAGATTAGCAAATTAAGGATCGCAATAAAAGCAATGGAGAGATGATGTTATCAATTTATGGAAGGAGAGTGTGAGAAGTAATTCACATGGACTTAAACTACCTCCTGCAATTCTGAGACCACAAAGAAAATTGATTCAGTGTTCACTGTGTCATAAAGACGAATTCTCTGCAACTCCCTCCTACATGGTTTGGGCAACTTCACCTCAGGAGGTCCATTATAAACTCCCTTGGGAAAGGAAAGGCACTTTGACCAGTAGCCCACGTACCGTCGTTGGCTTGGAATCGATACCTGTTAACATTAGAAGCAAACTTATTCTGATAGACCAAGCACCACACTCaacattttatatttgatttacaAATATATACTTCAGAAAAGATATGAAGAGAAACATACATAACAAATTGCTCATTGAGCTAGACTGTTTTAGAGAATAGCTTCAATTCGCCCTTTCGTTAACCAAACTTTTAATCTTCACATTATACCTTGAATTACTTGTCTTTTCATCCTTTTATTTACCAGACGGATATTATTTATCTGCCTACATAGATTTAAGTCATAACAACTTTTTCCTAGTCTTGTTGAGATCATATTAAATGATGATATTTATTCTAGTTTATATCAATAATCCATGTGTTAAATATCATGAAAAATAACTGGAATTTAAGCTCACAACTGGGCAAAAATGTTAAGAATGTAATGAAATCAAACTTATAGTCCAACAAATTCAGTTTTTGGGTTCAATAGTAATTTAGCACAAGGCAAGGTCAATATTTTATCCCTCTCTCAGCCTAAGATTGCTAAAATTACATTGTAGTCCAATATTAACTACAAAAGGGACCTGATTTTTCAAATCAATAGTTTTATGCTACTAAATCCATCCATCTACTACCATTAAACTCTAGCACCTAACATGACTTACTCCTTCGTTATTGGTCGTCCGCCTCTGAGCATACAGCTGAAGTGCATCCTCGACTGACATGCCACAGTAAACCAAGTAGGCACATACCATCAATCCCGTTCGACCTTTTCCAGCCTGAACGATAGTTACAAGtaatttgaaactaaaaaagGAGTTAGCAAAAAAATAAGTACGATAAAGAGGTGAGatttttttcttagtttttcttgttCCAGAGTATGTCAAAAATTAAACAGCAGTCATGCTCTTCCCATGGCTTTCAATCAATTGTCTGTTAGCTATATGATGGATTTCAACCATCCACCAAATATTAAAGTAAAGATATCTGATGATCCTTTTCTAGAAGTAGGAATCAATGTAAACTAATTAAGATCTTATGCTCATTAATGGCAAAAGAAATTAGCCCTGTACATGATAACCATTTTTTAGCATTGCaagaaatcaaaagaaaaatactagCAACAAAATGACCTCTTTCAGCCCGAAACTGAGAGGATAGGCTTGTTCCATCCGGGCTGATTTATTGGTAAAATTTGATTATCATACACCCATCTAATCCTTCAGCTAAAGGGACAGAGTAGGCCAACGTGTTACATGTCTCATGACAAGGGTTCAGTTTCTTTGAATAGAGCAAAGGCATCAGATCATTATCATTATGCATATAAGCAAAGACTTCCAAAGTTCAAACTATTTCAACTGACAAAATATTTTGATCATACTAGAAATACTAAATTACCATGCAATGTATAGCATTGAAATGGGTTGGggaaattaaaaatattgagtTCCAGTAGAACAACCATTTTAGACTTGTCTAGGAGGTCACAATTACCATGCAATGTATAACCGCAATATTCTTTGGGTGGGATGATAGCCATGAAGAGACATTTTCACAGAAGATTTTGATCATCTGTAGATGCGGAACATGATTATCATCAAAAGGAAATGACTCCACGCGTCCATGAAAATGTGATGGATCATATGATTCTTCAATACAGAGATTATAGATCTGTGTTGTCCCAAAAGAAATATCAAGATGCACATGAGTCATGTTGGTTTTACATGGCACAAACTAGAAATAGTTAGAGAAATAAAATTGGATGGCAAATGCATAACTGTACAGGAAGTGATAAGCTCTTAAAATATAGCAATCATAAGGACCGCAAGAGGAAAAATCATCCTCatgaataatatataaattcatGCTAGTTAAAATTCCATTAGGATACCTGTacattacaaactgcaattttaacataaaatttatggTTATAATCAGTTTCCTTGCAATATGGTTGTGTATAGAAGTATTAACTTCCTAAGGTAGTAAAATAAGAGCCTAGACGACATCTAAATTATAGCAAGACCAAGTAGAAAGAAATGGTAGATTGAATGATTTATTATTAAGCAGGCAAACACAAAATGATACCTTGTAGTGTCCTTGATGCCTCATGTCCAATACGGACTTAACTTGCCATAGGGGATTACGATACACTGCGCGCATCCGTTCTGCAGGGAATGACATTGCCAGTACATGATCAGTGATGTATGACATGTCAAGATCATAGCCAGCAACAAGCATGCGCCTCCTTTGCTTGGATACCAAGTTACGGATGTAAAAGCTTTTAGAGAGATAATTGATCAGGTGGTGTTGCAGACTAAGGTTTTCCACCTTCCCCTGACTTGgctttgaaaatttaaatccCATTTGACCTCTATGACAGGCTCCTCCTCATAGATAGTAAGCTACCTGTCAAGAAAGCAGTTAGTCCAGAATAGCATACATGCATCAATTACTATTTTTGGAGCCCCTTTCGTATAAAAGACGATTGATTTCAATATTTTACCCTCATTAATCATTCATAAAGTGGCATTTACGGGTTCTGCAGTTGAAGAATGACGAATTGAACTGCTGTACTTAGCTACCGGAGGATGAGGGAGAAATAAGTGATTAAGAATTTAAATCACTTCATTCAACAAGATCTCGAGCAATGAACCAAAACTTACTCTACTTGAGAAAAAGAGATTTATCTTCCTTGATCCAGTAGAGTGAAAGGATTGTGATTTACACAAAATTAACAATTGCAATTATCTTTTTCCATAAGATTAACAAaccattttataatttttccaatttctaaAGAGACATTATGTTCTTTTTAAATGACTGATAgacccaaaaacttaagttgatggatgagggtaaatttaattatattatctaACACTCCTCTGCTCATGGGCTTGAAATATGAAAGAAGATATAATAAGTGAAAACTAATATTAATTAGAAAGGAAGTAACACTAGTTGAATACCCTGGTATGATACGATCTTAAAATCATTATTGACCCAAAAGTCGATgaatgaaggtaaatttaattatgtcatCTGATGGTTCTCAACAACGTTACAAAATTCAAGCAAAGCAGAGGTGTAAACAAACCAGAGGTAAGAGAATATAGGAAACGAGAAGGAAGTAATTACCAGGAATGGTAGATCATAAGCTGCtgagatgaaaagaaagagaagacagTTCTAGGGCACCCAATTGGGTAAAGAGGGTGCAAAATGAGAGATTTGGAGTACCCTAGAAAAGcttgaaaagaaaatagaggTGGGATTCAAGGAGGCCGGGAGGTGAAGAAGACGTCCATATTAGGGCAAGACAGGAAGTGGGAGGTAAAATTAAGAAGGGAATGATATGTAGGAGGTAGAAGAGAGAGTTTAGGGGGGAATTTCTCAGCCccaaatttggaggaaaaaTGGCCGCCATTATAGGGCAAAACACTAAAAATTGGAAGCTTTTAGGGTTGATGGTTATGGAACATGGAAGCAATTTGAGGGCAACTTCCGTTTACCGTTGCTTTTGGCGGCACAATATGAACTCCCcgctctcttcttcttcccattaTAACCGATTTCTAATTTACCTTTATTTGGATGTTGCTTCATAACACGTGccataatttatagttttattatcaaaattttaaagccaaaatagaaaattagaaaaattcttttctatagctcaatttataaaatagaaagataaacataatttataataaatgtgaattaaacattttcaaaattttaaactaatattTTTTGTAACACAATCGTATATTATATACCATTAAATATAAGGACAAATAGCAATATCTCTTTACTCACAAAGTTGTGTTTTATTAGCATCAATTGTGTTGATTGAATTAAAAAGACATTTACAATCAATCACATCCCATCAATTTGggtataataaaaatttaagaaaaatataagaTCAAAATGAAGACGTAAAGATTCTTGTTTATAGTCTCTTTTATATCAAGAATAGATGTACGTTTTGAAGTTTCGTTATTACCTTTTGAATGTCGTTCATTCAACAACAAGTTTtcgtttttttaaatatttttttcattttttattatacattcaaacaaataaaGCAAATTTAAATAACTGAAATCTTCAAtcatccaaaattaaaatttagatatttgaCTGATATATCTTAATTATAGCTTTTAAATCGaacttattaaatatattttttttaatacttttgaCTTTATCAATTAGTGAATtccattgaaattgaaaagaaatcTTGTGAGGATGTAAGAATAGTCTCCATTCTTGATTATGGAACTTATTATTGTGTTTTTCATGATTTTGTGTAGGTCGAAGTAGAAAATTGCacaatgaattttcaattttggccAATAAGCTTTTGGTTTTACTAGAGATTTCTTTGTTTGATTTGAGGATCTTGGatgagttcataactcattcaatATTAAGATTGAGTCGCATACatcatcaaataaaatatataatattttttttctcaatttaatGAACTGATAAATCCCAAGTTCCaccattatataatatattataccAACATTATAACAATCAAAGTTACATTCatcttttttaaattcattgatTCAACCACCACAAGGACGGGGAGTCAATAGGGGTGGCCATTCTTAAAAACCAAACCGAATAGAATCGAAAACTCAATGAAACCGAAAAATGCGATTCGATTCGgtttgaaaaaaatttgaaccgaattaattcggttcggttcggtttcaattttgaaaaccgaatttgaaaccgaaccgaaccgtttttaactataatatatatctttttaaaaaaaagagtaaaaccgaatttaaaactgaatcgtttttaatttaaagaacaaaaccgaatttaaaaccgagtcgaaccaaaccaaaccgttttttaattaaaaaaaaaatataacataagttttttaaaaatgcaaaaatcgaatttgaaaccgaactaAACGGCATATATACCAAATCGAACCGGTTTAagatattataaaattttataatataacatcGGTTTCacatattataaaatttga contains:
- the LOC120089932 gene encoding phosphatidylinositol 3,4,5-trisphosphate 3-phosphatase and protein-tyrosine-phosphatase PTEN1 — its product is MGFKFSKPSQGKVENLSLQHHLINYLSKSFYIRNLVSKQRRRMLVAGYDLDMSYITDHVLAMSFPAERMRAVYRNPLWQVKSVLDMRHQGHYKIYNLCIEESYDPSHFHGRVESFPFDDNHVPHLQMIKIFCENVSSWLSSHPKNIAVIHCMAGKGRTGLMVCAYLVYCGMSVEDALQLYAQRRTTNNEGVSIPSQRRYVGYWSKCLSFPKGVYNGPPEVKLPKPCRRELQRIRLYDTVNTESIFFVVSELQEVPSQLYRPSMELTRSCCRRFKRGYERSNSPRYFLSFVEGENEGSKSTVEPHLIVQMDTESSALYHKSCLDYNFEKPLPLTGDVRIIFYAKMFGGRLFYACFNTAFIKNSLLQLRLQDLDKVGKKGRSLCGPSFCLELVFGPANAKHSYLTSSDDDEDPQNDLS